Within Spartobacteria bacterium, the genomic segment CCGGAAACGTCTCAATTTTTTCATGCTTCAGTGCGGCCATACCCAATAAGAAAGGATAAATATTGGTCATCATCACCGGTGCTTTTGTGCTTTTGTATACAATATACTTGGTGAGCAGCGACATGGTGTCTGCTTCGCAGGCCCAAATGAGCTCTTTCTCTTCAAACAGAAGATTCCAGGCCAGACAAGGAGTGCTGTCACTGTACGCCGACTCATTGAGACAATTGATTCCGGCACCGATAATACGCTCGTCCGCTGCCACTTCCTTTTTTATCGCCAGGTACATTTTCATCGCACTGTTAAGCGACTTCGAAGGAACATCCACCGCGGGCCAGTTCCATTTTTCCCATTCCGCTTTCGCCGACGTTTCATCGATAGCTTTCGCTTCTGCACCCAGTTTTTTGAAGCTTTTCTTTACGATTTGAACGCCAAACTTTTTCAACATCCGCTGCGTACATTCATCCTCCCACCAATAAAACCGCTTGAAGATGGCAGGCTGCATGCCCTCGCCCGGATCATCCTGAAACACGAGAAACTTCGCGCCCTGAAGCTCGCGCTTTGCACCAAGGGCTCGACATAGAATTTTTGTGATACGTACATCGTAAGGAGTGAACGTATCCACGCCCTGCGACCGGAAATAGGTGGCAATTTCCCAGTCCCACATGGCGACGGTACCGAATTCCGATGTCACAGCCAGCACAGGCAGCGTGTACTGCTTTATTTTTTCAATTTGTTTATAGGCTTCACCGATTAACTGCGGAAAGATAATCGCATCCGCTTCCGGCAAGGCTTCGCCCACCGCGACCGGTTCAAGAAATTCAGCCACATCAGCGAATAAGTCCCGGAGAACTGTCAGTTGTGTATCAAACTCCTCATCCCTACCCGGGACAAAATATAATGGTACCAGTTTAGCTTTCATGTCTCGTACTTTCTGCATCCTTACGATGCGCTGAAATCAATCACGTTTTTCAGTCCTGACGCCGCTGTGGCATCGGCAATCGCATCCGAAATATCCACCAGTTTATAGCGTTTGGTAATCAGTGCTTTGACATCAACCAGCCCTTCCGCCACAAATGACAGCGTCTTGGCGAACATAGCCACACTGGCCTTGGTACTGCCTGTGACGGTAAGTTCTTTGTAATGAATCAGATTGGTGTTAACTGTGACGTTTTCTTTGTCCTTTGGCAGACCGCCGAAGAAGTTAATACGTCCTTCCATCGCCGACAGTTCCAATGCCAGACGATGCGTAATCGGTGCCGGATTGGCTGTAATACAGACATCTGTACCGCGACCCTTTGTGATTTCCTTTACCTTTTCGCCCACCTCTGCACCGACCACCGTGATGAAACGCTGATCCAGCTTTTTACACATAGCCAGACGCTCCTCGGAAAGATCATTAATCATGACATTGGCAGCTCCTGCCATCAGTGCCAGCATCCCGTGCATAATACCGATGGGACCCGCACCGATAATCAGTACGTTATCACCCGGGAAAATACCCAC encodes:
- a CDS encoding Zn-dependent alcohol dehydrogenase yields the protein MMAARMYGVKDIRIEQVPVPEINENELLLKVESAAVCGTDVRMVNNGYKDIAEDNPRILGHEFAGVIESVGAAVKHYKPGMRVAVAPNMGCGVCDFCSSGKGHLCQREFMAPGINIDGAFAEYVRIPEAAVRQGNVIELDDRLSTEEAALNEPLSCVYNAFQKVGIFPGDNVLIIGAGPIGIMHGMLALMAGAANVMINDLSEERLAMCKKLDQRFITVVGAEVGEKVKEITKGRGTDVCITANPAPITHRLALELSAMEGRINFFGGLPKDKENVTVNTNLIHYKELTVTGSTKASVAMFAKTLSFVAEGLVDVKALITKRYKLVDISDAIADATAASGLKNVIDFSAS